In Phenylobacterium zucineum HLK1, one DNA window encodes the following:
- the gcvH gene encoding glycine cleavage system protein GcvH yields the protein MRFTKDHEWVALDGDVATIGITAHAAEQLGDVVFVEVPEVGRQVKAGDAFAVVESVKAASDVYAPVTGEVVEANEALSGAPETVNAEPEAGGWFAKVRVADPAELDGLMDKAAYDAFVANS from the coding sequence ATGCGCTTCACCAAGGATCACGAGTGGGTCGCCCTCGACGGCGACGTGGCCACCATCGGGATCACCGCCCACGCCGCCGAGCAGCTCGGCGACGTGGTGTTCGTCGAGGTCCCCGAGGTCGGCCGCCAGGTGAAGGCCGGCGACGCCTTCGCCGTGGTCGAGAGCGTCAAGGCCGCCTCCGACGTCTACGCCCCGGTCACCGGCGAGGTGGTCGAGGCGAACGAGGCCCTCTCGGGCGCCCCCGAGACCGTCAACGCCGAGCCCGAGGCCGGCGGCTGGTTCGCCAAGGTCCGGGTCGCCGACCCCGCCGAGCTGGACGGCCTGATGGACAAGGCCGCCTACGACGCCTTCGTCGCCAATTCCTGA